Proteins found in one Parasteatoda tepidariorum isolate YZ-2023 chromosome 7, CAS_Ptep_4.0, whole genome shotgun sequence genomic segment:
- the LOC107452688 gene encoding uncharacterized protein, giving the protein MLKMSLRLCLLPLLVFNFIAIASSQNCIRGGMMDNQCIAEEFQNVMDDFMEIEEAKESVGSEFEELGEDFEEIADIYQPLLDCHTKFPFPFKDCYRNVEVQAKKEEKGMSFREFEDYKCATLVGLIECIELKTSIYCGLSEAGLMMELIGMFKPIFENECNKTGIVLSHMVQFSF; this is encoded by the exons ATGCTAAAAATGTCTCTCAGATTATGCTTACTACCTTTattggtatttaattttattgcaattg cCTCTAGCCAAAATTGCATAAGGGGTGGAATGATGGACAACCAGTGCATAGCGGAGGAATTCCAGAATGTTATGGATGATTTCATGGAAATTGAAGAAGCTAAAGAAAGTGTGGGCAGTGAATTTGAAGAACTTGGTGAAGATTTCGAGGAGATTGCGGATATATACCAACCTCTTTTAGATTGTCACACAAAGTTTCCCTTCCCATTTAAGGATTGTTACAGAAATGTTGAAGTTCAAgctaaaaaggaagaaaaaggaATGTCATTCAGAGAATTTGAGGACTACAAATGCGC aaccCTGGTTGGTTtgattgaatgcattgaattaaaAACCAGCATATACTGCGGACTGTCGGAAGCTGGTTTAATGATGGAATTAATAGGAATGTTCAAGCCTATATTCGAAAACGAATGCAACAAAACTGGAATTGTTTTGTCACACATggttcagttttctttttaa